From Polypterus senegalus isolate Bchr_013 chromosome 15, ASM1683550v1, whole genome shotgun sequence, the proteins below share one genomic window:
- the scxa gene encoding basic helix-loop-helix transcription factor scleraxis — protein sequence MFEIHCFPVFLPLVYSKFSITVYRHSYVKSTKKAFFFLLFLIRELFINMSYAMLRSAHSRFLYSEINMMSEDEENGSESSGSDDKSFHMDASGYELKVGSKRKSGSRRDSQHMSGDIRQRSAANARERDRTNSVNTAFTALRTLIPTEPADRKLSKIETLRLASSYISHLGNVLLVGEACGDGQPCHTTTSFYHHSSPGRDSENSQPKQICTFCLSNQRKMTKDRDRKTALRS from the exons ATGTTTGAAATACACTGCTTCCCAGTATTTTTGCCTTTAGTATATTCTAAGTTTagcattacagtatatagacatTCATATGTAAAATCTACCAAAAAGGcttttttctttctacttttctTGATAAGGGAACTTTTTATAAACATGTCCTATGCTATGCTTCGTTCAGCTCACAGCAGGTTTCTCTATTCTGAGATTAACATGATGTCAGAGGATGAGGAGAATGGTAGCGAGAGCTCAGGTTCTGATGACAAATCTTTTCACATGGATGCATCGGGATACGAGCTGAAAGTTGGAAGTAAAAGGAAGTCCGGGAGTCGGAGAGATTCTCAGCATATGTCAGGTGACATACGACAAAGGAGCGCAGCAAATGCACGTGAACGAGACCGTACAAATAGTGTCAACACGGCATTCACAGCACTAAGGACTCTTATTCCCACAGAGCCAGCTGACCGTAAGCTCTCAAAGATTGAAACATTGCGTTTGGCTTCCAGTTACATCTCTCACCTAGGAAACGTGTTACTGGTTGGAGAAGCATGTGGAGATGGGCAACCCTGCCACACCACCACCTCCTTTTATCATCACAGTAGTCCTGGAAGAGACAGTGAGAACTCACAGCCAAAACAGATCTGCACCTTCTGTCTCAGCAACCAGAGAAAGATG ACCAAAGACCGTGACAGAAAAACAGCCCTAAGAAGTTAA